A stretch of Lathyrus oleraceus cultivar Zhongwan6 chromosome 6, CAAS_Psat_ZW6_1.0, whole genome shotgun sequence DNA encodes these proteins:
- the LOC127092354 gene encoding caffeoylshikimate esterase-like, with protein sequence MVHPIAEANDHSPFGTLTPDEFYARHSVTHHSEFVTNPRGLKLFTQWWIPQPPTNLIGTLAVVHGFTSESSWLIQLTSVYFAKAGFATCAIDHQGHGFSDGLVAHIPDINPVVDDCTTFFESFRSRFNPSLPSFLYSESLGGAIALFISLRRPELPWNGLVLNGAMCGISGSFKPPWPLEHFLSIAAAIIPTWRVVPTRGSILDASFKEEWKRKLAIASPKSTLARPRVSTALELLRICHELQGRYDEVDMPFLVVHGGDDVICNSAYAEDLYKRAKSKDKTMKIYDGMWHQLVGESNESVELVFGDILEWLLKRITVNKSAP encoded by the coding sequence ATGGTGCACCCAATTGCAGAGGCAAATGATCATAGCCCCTTCGGTACCCTCACTCCCGACGAGTTCTACGCTCGCCACTCAGTGACTCACCACTCTGAGTTTGTTACTAATCCTAGAGGCCTCAAACTCTTCACTCAGTGGTGGATCCCTCAGCCTCCAACTAACCTCATCGGAACCCTTGCCGTCGTCCACGGCTTCACCAGTGAGTCCAGCTGGCTAATCCAACTAACTTCTGTCTACTTCGCTAAGGCCGGATTTGCCACTTGCGCCATCGACCACCAAGGCCACGGTTTCTCCGACGGTTTAGTTGCCCATATCCCTGACATCAATCCTGTTGTCGATGACTGCACCACCTTCTTCGAATCCTTCCGCTCTCGCTTCAATCCCTCGTTACCTTCCTTTCTCTACTCAGAATCTCTCGGTGGAGCTATCGCGCTGTTCATCTCTCTCCGCCGACCCGAATTACCGTGGAACGGCCTCGTCCTCAACGGCGCAATGTGTGGCATCAGCGGCAGTTTCAAACCACCGTGGCCGTTGGAACACTTTCTCTCAATCGCAGCAGCGATTATCCCGACCTGGCGCGTCGTTCCCACACGCGGCTCAATTCTGGATGCTTCGTTCAAGGAGGAGTGGAAGAGGAAGCTTGCAATTGCGAGTCCGAAGAGCACATTGGCGCGTCCACGCGTCTCGACGGCACTGGAATTGTTGAGAATTTGTCATGAGCTGCAAGGAAGATATGATGAAGTGGATATGCCGTTTCTAGTTGTGCATGGAGGCGACGATGTCATTTGCAATTCAGCTTATGCGGAGGATTTGTACAAACGCGCTAAGAGCAAAGATAAGACGATGAAGATATATGATGGAATGTGGCACCAGTTGGTCGGAGAATCTAACGAGAGTGTGGAGTTGGTGTTTGGTGATATTTTGGAATGGCTTCTCAAACGCATCACCGTGAATAAGAGTGCCCCTTAG